A segment of the Eleutherodactylus coqui strain aEleCoq1 chromosome 6, aEleCoq1.hap1, whole genome shotgun sequence genome:
GAACTTCTGGGccactgtctcccccttgtgggctttgGAATtctagactgatgacatcacaatgcagtttcaaaTGCCTGGCAGccggctcatttgcatacagtgtgtatggatGTGAGCGGCGTCAAGGCACAATAAAAccaaaccaatagatggcgctgtgcaATCTAAGCTATGTGTGGAATCGAGTTAATGATGAGACTTCATAtcgctatatactgtaatacggATCCTCTATCTTTGTAATCCGCTTCTGCCATTTTCCCGCGGCGCTGTTTTACGATGAGATGCCAGatgtgtgtgtttctgtgtgtgtgtatatatatatatatatatatatatatgtgtgtgtgtgtgtgtgtctgtgtgtgtatatatgtgtatgtgtgtgtgtgtttatatatatatgtgtgatgtggggggggggtgtatatatatatatatatatatatatatatatataaataatgtgtgtgtgggtgtgtatatatatatatatatatatacacatacatatatatgtctgtgtatatatatatagtgtatatatatatatatgtgtgtatttgtatatttatatgtgtgtgtatgaatatatatttttgtgtgtatatatgtgtgtgtgtgtgtaaatataaatatgtgtgtaaatatatgtctgtgtatatatatagtgtatatatatatgtgtgtgtgtgtatttatatatttatatgtgtgtttatgtgtgtaaatataaatatgtgtgtatatatatgtttgtgtgtatatatatgtgtgtgtgtttatataagtgtatgagtatatatatatatatatatatatatatatatatatgtgtgtgtgtgtgtttgtgtatttatatatatatatatatatgtgtgtgtgtgtgtatgaatacacatatatgtgtttgtgtgtatatttatatataagtgtgtgtatgaatatacatatatgtgtgtgtaaatatatatgtgtgtgtgtgtatcaatgtgtgtatatatgtgtgtttgtgtatcaatgtgtgtatatatgtgtgtgtttgcgtatatatatatatatatatatatatatatatatatatatatatatatgtatatattgtgaggtactgaggggcgtgatagtgtaTGATCGCTATATCGCCCCTAGGTTCCATTATTATGCCTAGtagggctggaggaagttcatgtcccgctgtttgagacatgaaaatccaggagggcaatgtaatctccagcaagtagttgctggaggttttcctttaaaagtctttgggcctggatttttggaatggatgtcaggttggtaatggggccatccattccacttccttcTCTCCAGGGTgtgtgcgaggtcaatcagcacaggtgctgaggctgagccagcaggAGACAGCTTATCCAGGTCTTTCTGTAATGTTTTACGGTCTtgctaaactttaaccccttaaggaccaggctgctttGCTCCCAAAGAAGCAGACACTTTTTagaaattttacccatgtggtggttccactgccctattttcttttctacctttcagctaccaaaattatttttgctgcatcattttttttttttttttgtgacatgtatggcttttttgtaattttttttttcactgactttattttttttattttattggggtaaaaagctaaaaataaattTATCttaaaaataggaattaaaaaaaaaattaaagtacagTAATAGGTTCCCTATTtgtgtttcggacgttttgatacaaaatgtatagttttggattacgggGCACATTTTGGGTaatttttctttgtatttttaagggtgcattcagacgaccgcatatcggctgggtattcacgccggacgatatacggcgtctctctctgcagggggaggaggctggaagagccgggagcagtgctctgagctcccgccccctctttgcctcctctccacccccccctgcactattttcaatgaagagaggcgggacgggggtggagctaattcctggaacttagccccccccccccgtcctgtctcctctcattgcaaatagtgcagatgggcGGTGGGGGGTGGAGAAAAGGCGgagagagggggtggaagctcagtgcactggggctcccgcctcttccccctgcagagagaaatgccgtatatcgaccggcgtgaatacgcggctgatatacggtcgtctgaatacaccctaaggtatatattttcattttattctgtaaaatatatatttttgtaacttttttttaccatctacactaccgttcaaaagtttggggtcacattgaaatgtccttatttttgaaggaaaagcactgtacttttcaatgaagataactttaaactagtcctaactttaaacaaatgcactctatacattgctaatgtggtaaatgactattctagctgcaaatgtctggttttttgtgcaatatctacaaaggtgaatagaggcccatttccagcaactatcactccagtgttctaatggtacaatgtgtttgctcattggctcagaaggctaattgatgattagaaaacccttgtgcaatcatgttcacacatctgaaaacagtctagctcgttacagaagctacaaaactgaccttcctgtgagcagattgagtttctggagcatcacatttgtggggtcaattaaacgctcaaaatggccagaaaaagagaactttcatctgaaactcgacagtctattcttgtacttagaaatgaaggctattccatgcgagaaattgctaagaaattgaagatttcctacaacggtgtgtactactcccttcagaggacagcacaaacaggctctaaccagagtagaaaaagaagtgggaggccgcgttgcacaactaagcaagaagataagcacattagagtctctagtttgagaaacagacgcctcacaggtacccaactggcatcttcattaaatagtacccgcaaaacaccagtgtcaacatctacagtgaagaggcggctgcgggattttgggcttcagggcagagtggcaaagaaaaagccatatctgagactggccaataaaagaaaaagattaagatgggcaaaagaacacagacattggacagaggaagactggaaaaaagtgttgtggacggatgaatccaagtttgaggtgtttggatcacaaagaagaacgtttgtgagacgcagaacaaatgaaaagatgctggaagaatgcctgacgccatctgttaagcatggtggaggtaatgtgatggtctggggttgctttggtgctggtaaggtgggagatttgtacagggtaaaagggattctgaataaggaaggctatcactccattttgcaacgccatgccatacccagtggacagcgcttgattggaaccaatttcatcctacaacaggacaatgaccctaaacacacctccaaattgtgcaagaactatttacagcagaagcaggcagctggtattctatcggtaatggagtggccagcgcagtcaccagatctgaaccccattgagctgttgtgggagcagcttgaccgtatggtacgccagaagtgcccatccaaccaatccaacttgtgggagatgcttctagaagcgtggggtgcaatttcacaagcttacctcaacaaattaacagctagaatgtcaaaggtgtgcaatgctgtaattgctgcaaaaggaggattcttcgacgaaagcaaagtttgatgtaaaaacaatgttatttcacatacaaatcattatttctaaccttgtcaatgtcttggctctattttctattcattttacaacgcatggtggtgaataagtgtgacttttcatggaaaacacaaaattgtttgggtgaccccaaacttttgaacggtagtgtatgtcctTCATGAAGTCATATAAGACCTATGAGGGTCATtcacttgttttttgttttccttaaTTTCacccttttccactgtagctgagacaTCGATAAGAGCCAATAGTCACCAGCAGAGCAGATTAGGGTCTGTTACGTGATCCCTGAGTCGCTTAGAGGAACTAATACTCCCACTTtttactacatagcgctcattgagcactatgtaccttggaaagaaggcagaagatgttaaaaactgcttctcccttctctggGTCTGGCagcattaaagcccaggaccaagcaccgtaaatttactgtgcttgatcTTTTAAGGGCTTAAGAGTACTACAAATTTTTTTAACTAGAAAAACTGCCCCCTTACTTTCACTTTACTCGTAGACTGGTAGAggttggaagagatctccagggtcatcgggtccaaccccctgctcagtgcaggattcactaaatcatcccagacagatatttgtccagccttcgtttgaacaaggctggacaaatatcactCCCTCTTGACTATTGTCATTCAGCTCCCTAAGAATTTTGACATGAACCTGCAACATGCCTGATGATCCAGTGGTATAAAAAGACTACTGGTGTAAGTGTGATGTAGCGATGATAATCCTGGTGGTCTGGTGTAGCATGAGGTAGTGGTAATATCCCTGGTGGTATAGTTTTGTGTAATGGTAATAAAACTGGAGGTATAATggtaatatccctggtggtctatatTGGTGTAGTGAAATTAACCCTGATGGGTATTATGGTAGTACCTGGTGGTCTAGATTGCTGTAGTGGTAATATCCCTCATAGTCTATAGCAGAGGTCCCTGACCTCTTATACTTTGAGCCACATTCAGTTCTTAATAATGGTGGGGAGACACTTTTTTAAGCCAGAAATGTCCACATTAAATGTGTAGATACACAAAGCCATGAACTCaagttattttttgttttttttttaagccatccAAACTTGCCTATTGATGGGATATGCCTGTATTTTTGTAGAAACTATATATAGTGAGCCACAGAACTAGAGCTGGTTACAAGCCAAATGTTGTTCTATGAACCATTGATGTAGGGTGTGGTAGTGCTATCCTCAGCAGCATTTCGTAGTAATTCCCCCCGCTGATCTTGGGTGTAGAACTAGTAATATCCCTGGTGATCTAGTGTGTATGACCTAAGCTGTAGGTTAAAGTTGGGATATGAGTTTTGTAACTTTATGCTTGCTCATTGCTCTATATAGCATGCTATATGTGACAATACACAGAAGGCTGGCAGCACGCACTTGTCATTGTGCATCACAGGGAGTGAAAGAGGAGTTCTTCAGGACTATGGATGGCAGCTGAGGCTATATAAAGTCACCAACACAGGTTGATTTGTACATTAATAGGTTTAATCTCCTAATCATAGTTGTGTCCCTTTTTTTAATCAGTGGTGACACGTACATTCATGGATAAAGTGCGGGTTAGTACACACAGGAAGGATCCTCCAACTCCTTCGTTTGTAGCAGCTCTAATGTCCTCGGTCTCCTGTCTATACGTCTATAGGTCCTCTAGTGTCCTCACTTCCTGGCTGTAGGACCTAGGTGTCCTGCTGGAGTCTCTAGGTGCCTTCCTGGCATCTGTCTTCTGTCGAAGTCTGTCTCTAGGTTCTCTGCCTGGACTGTGGACGTGAATATCATTTTATGAAGGCACCAGAATGTGAGGTGGAGTGAAATTACTATCACGTCTGCACTTTCCTGCCTTGATAGGAGCAGGGTCTGATTGATAGATGGCACTTACTGAAGACTGATACACAGTGGTGACACCACCCCATAAACTGGGATCTGCTGCTAGCACCATGTCTGCTCCAGTTCTTGGACTACAGGACAAGCTCTTGTCATTGTCGGGTACCTGCAGAAACATTCACCTGGTGGGTTTTCTATCAGTTCCTAGAAGGTATTAAGATATATAGGGGCATGCACGGTGCCCAAGTCTCTACAATAGAATGTAAGAGAGCCCCTCTGATCTTCTAGGCCTCAGACATTGCTGATGCGGACACTTAGCGGACTCCCATCCTTCTCTGATTTATCCCTGAATGATTCCTCCAGTTTGAGTTTCTCTGGATCTCCGAAACGGACAGTCTCATGGAAGCAACATGGTGGAGATACTTTAAGGACCTGATCGAACAGGCTAAAGTCTGCCACATATTTTCCACTAGAGGACAATGAAATGATAGGGCTGAACTCATAACCCCACAGAATCTCCTCGGGAAGGTAAGATGTGCGCACCTGGCATGTGGCACTTGTAGCTTCCACTGTCCCGCTGAGAATGACCACCAGCTCAAAGTCACCTTCACCAGCGCGGATGGCAACATCTCTCAGCGGACTTGACTCATCCACCACATGATAGAAGGTGAGCGGTAGGATTAAGAAGGGGCTGTTGGAAGATGTGTCTACCTGGAAGTCCACATTTATCTGATTGAGATGAACGTTCTCTCCCTCCTTGGTCACTTGTGTCTGGAGAAGCTTCCCAGTCACTTGGCATCCGATCagcaggcttctgcgcatgttgGCCACTCGGATCATCAGACAGAGTTTGCCTTCGTGTTGCGCCACCACAGCATTCTGACTAAATTTGATGGTTTCTGCTCTTTTTTTTGGACGAGCGATTTTTGCCAAAAAGGTTCCAGTGATGAAAATTTCAAGGATTGTAGTGAGAACAAGCTGAGTAATGAGCAGCACGATGGCCAGCGGACACTCTTCACTGATGTATCGAAAGCCATAACCAATGGTGGTCTGTGACTCCAGGGAGAAGAGGAAGGCTCCGGtcagtgtgtgtacctgcatgacACAAGGTGTGTGGTTAGCGGGAGCATTAAATTCCAACAGATCTCCATGGACTAAAGCCACCAAGTACCATATGACCCCAAAAATAAACCAGGTTCCTGCAAATGTGGCAGAGAACAAAAGCAGCTTGTATCTCCATTGCATGTCAATGAATGTAGTCCACAGGTCCTTGAGATAGAGGAAGCTCTTGTCAGTGATGTGGTCTATGCGCACATTGCTCCGTCCATCCTTCGTCATCACACGTCTTCTCCTCAGGCTTGAGCCGATGAGAGGCCGGCTGTCTGTCTGTGTGGTCTGACTATAATAGACCTTCACTGGAGAAGTCATCTGTGAATAGTAGAAAACAAACAACTGTTAGCATGAGTTGGCTTGACTGCAGGAGACAGCATTGAGGACTTGGTGAAGCTTGGGGACGGGCCCTGGTCCTACCAGGGTCTTATGTCAGTGGGTTAGTTATAGGGGTTGAACCCCAAAGACCCAGCTGTGTCCAGTAACAGGTGTACTGCTGTACATGCTCTGTGCGAGGTATTTGCACCCCTAGTTTAATCCCTGAACAGGAGGGGGTGCTGGTGCTGTTGAAAAGGGAGATGTTTTAATTAGGACTGACCGGGAATAGGAATGCTTCATCTTTTACTATGATGTGGTCTAATTTAAGCTCCGTTATGTACTAGCATCCTCCACGTGTCTATATTGGAGTTGTGGTAATATCCTTCCTGGTGTACAGCAGAGGACCCTGACTTCTTATACTTTGTGAGCCACATTCAACAGGAGATTATGGAAGTAGCCAGGCACAGGAGGAGCTGCTACAGATGGCTAGAGAAGCAGGGCACAGGAGGAGCAGCAAGAGATGATTTGGGGAGCAGGGAATAAGAGGAGCAGGGCATGATGGGAGAAGCAGGAAacaggaggaggggcaggagaCAGGAGGAGCAACAGGAGATGATGGGAGGAGTATACTGAGATGATGTGAGGCACTAGAGACAGGAGGAGCAGAAGATGATGAGAGGAGCAAAAGACAAGAGGGGTAGGAGCTAGAGAGAACTGAAGCAGCAGGAGATGATGGGAGGAGAAAGAGACAGGAGGAGAATCAGTAGATGATGTAAGGAGTAGGAGATGACACGGAAAGCAGGAGACATGAGGAGCAGCAGATGACTGGAAGAGCAGTAGACAGGAGGAGCAATAGGAGACCATGGCCAAAGCAGGAGATAATGGGAAGAGCAGGACACAGGAGGAGGTACAGGTGACAGGAAGAGTAAGAAATTATGGCATGACCCATAGACAGCAGGAGCTGCATGAGATGATGGGAGGAGCTAGAGACAGGAGAAGCAGGAGATGATAGGAGGagacaggaggagcagcaggagatgATGCTAATAGCAGCAGATGATTATAGGAGAAAGAgacaggaggagtagcaggagataATGGGAGGGTCAGTAAAGAGGAGGAGCACCCTGAGATGATGGGAGGAGCAGGAGATGATTGCAGTAGAAAGAAAGGATGAGGAGCAGGAGATGATATAGGGAGCAAGAGAcaagtgcaggccaggagatgatgggcagagcaggaggagcagcaggagatgATGGGAAGGTCAGAAGACAGGAGGAGCAGCTTGAGATTGGAGGACCAGGAAATGATGGGAGAAGCAGGACACAAAAGGAGGTACAGAAGACAGGAGGAGCAGGACATGATGGGAGGAGCAGGATACAGGAAAAGCAGCAGGAGATGATTGGCAgtgcaggaggagcagcagaagatgatgggagggtcagaagaTAGGAGGAGCAGCTTGAGATTGGAGGAGCAGGGGATGATGGGAGGAGAAACGGACAGAAGGAGCAGTTGATGATGGGAGGAGCAGAAGACAGGAGGTGCAGCATGAGCTGATGGAAGGAGATAGGAGCAGCAGGAGATGATGGGAGGAGCAGGAGATGATGGGAGGAGCAGCATGAGATGATGGGAGGACCAGCAGATGATTGGAGGAgacaggaggagtagcaggaaatGATGGGAGGAGTAGGAGATAACATGAGGAGGAGATGATTGGAAGAGCAGGAGACAAGAGGAGCAGCCTGAGATGATGGGAGGAGCAGGAGatgttactaccctgtttccctgaaaataagacataccctgaaaataagacatagcaagatcttccagaatttttgaggatacaaaatgatttttcaggctttttgaggatgcttgaaatattagcccgactccaaaattaagccctgctaacagttaatttaaaaagtcaatttaaatagtgtccaggcagctatacatgtaaaaaagttaaacctttttgaacaaaaattaatctaagacactgtcttattttgggaggaaacacggtagtggggtaccacagaggcagtattggagggattactagttattagtggggtaccacagggggcagtacagtgcactattatttttaatatatttatgaatgacctggtagaaggattgtacagtaaaacaacaatatttgcagatgatataaaactatgtaaagtaattaacataaAAGAGGACCATATACAGATACATAAAAATCTGTATACAGCTGCAAAGTTGTAAGTTGGGAGCCTGGACAgagaagtggcaaatgaggtttaatactGATAAAGTCCCACTTTTGATCTATAGCTAAACCTGCCTATGTGTGcttgtactttaaccccttaatgacatggcctattttggcgttgaggacccagcgatttttttggtatttttccatctccatttttcaaaagccataacttttttatttttccgtcgacgcggccgtataagggcttgttttttgcgtggcgagctgtagtttttatcggtgccactttcgggtacatagactatatcgtaaaacttttattattttttttatgataacagggagagaaaacgcatcaattctgacatagatttcttttttctttttttttacagcgttaatcatgcagcataaatgacacactaaattttttctgcgggtcggtacggtaacaacgataccaaaattgttatatttttttttaggtttttacacttttttgcaataaaaccccctttttttgggaaatcttttttttttctctatagctgcattcaaagtcctgtaactcttttatttttctatgtacggagctctataagagcttattttttgcgagacaagctatagtttttattggtaccattttggggaatgtgcggcttttttgatcacttttattgcattttttgggaggcaaaatgctaaaaattagcattttgcctctgttgtttagcgggttttttttacgctttttgccgtacaaaataaaaggcGTGTTCAAcattttgtacacatcgttacggatgcgtaaatatcaaatatgtggggttttaattgttttttacctttttctatgctaatattaaaaaaaaggaaaaaaagggtttttttacatgttttttttacatttttcttttttttgcatttttcttttccctttgtGAACTCTCTCTGTGAACTcgttccctgctgcgatctacttagatcgcagcagggaagggattaacagcggggggtgcctctccgatgccccccagctgttgcagcgggacgccggctgacagcctgactgacagccggctcctgctgcaggatagcgcgaggtcagtcatgatctcgcgctatcctgataacgtaccggtacgtcattttgcgcgaagtaccagcctgccatgatttaccggtacgtcatggagcgggaaggggttaaagtgcagggcagcccgccaaactattatggcgtcattaataggttgcttgtttgcatggtgcactacatgtatcaggatggtgtgacactttgtatctactctgtgcaggagtatacaccaagcagccactgccctctatataggaggttgtgtgagtggctgtctcatcggtgtcctccataGGTGTAATTGGCTCTcacatttggcagtatggctgcctgcatgttaagggttggtgcacatgtttgccctcctgtgtcagtaagtatatggatcGGTTCTGGTGCTATGTCTATGAAGTATGGTTGGTTCTGATATCATATCTGTGcagtgggcttggttctggtaataAGTCTATGCAGTAAGGTTATTTCTGACATATATAgtaggcttggttctggtactatgcctatgcagtaagcttggttctgatatatCAGTGTAGTAggctttttgggggggatttatgTGTATGCAGTATTGTTGGTTCTGATATCGTATCTATATAGTAGGCTCGCTTCTGGTACTATGACTATACAGTAAGGTTGGATCTGATATCGTATCTGTGTTGTAGGCTTGGTTCTCGTACTATGTCTATGCAATAAGGCTGGTTCTGATATCATATCTGTGTAGTAAGCTCTGTTCTGAGACTGTGTCTATGCATTAAGGTTGGTTGTGATATCATATCTGTGTAGTAGGCTCGGTTCTGGTACTATGTCTATGCAGTAAGGTTGGTTTTGATattgggaagggaaatgaaaggccaggtaaaaatatacagctaattaatacatgtgagaaccttgctattagaagtggaaggaaacaacaaagacaaaaaattctaaaagaaagtaaaggagcaagagaccctgatcacaaactaaaatgtttctacacaaatgcccagagcatgagaaacaaacaaggagaattggagctcctaacacaggaagagaaatatgatgtcagaggcatcacggaaacgTAGTGGAATgatacatgattggaatacaaggcttgaagaatacaacttatttataaaaaacagacctaataaaattggaggaggtattgtgttgtatgttaggagaacattaatctccacagagattcaagcttcagagcatgggagttctgtagaaactgtttgggtaagaatacaaggagtgaACAACAGAAAggccaccattgtaggcatttaatataggccacctggacaagcagaagatattgatgaactcattttacatcagatggccaagctctccaaaagGCACAACACAGTGATCaggggagattttacccatccagacatttgtaaggaatctctctcaggtaaaagtaatgaatccaacaaattattatccgctcttgctgacaactttatcttccaaaaggtattagagaaaacaaggggatctgctatcttggacctaattcttaccaacagggaggaaatggttgaggaagtaagggtggctgggaccttaggaggcagtgatcatgctacccttgaattttggataaaaaggggaggaagacctgagaaaactcagacctcaaggttggatttcagaaaggcagattttaatgaacttagaaagagggtaggaagaatccaatggctggatgttcttaaggacagaaatgtccaagaaggttgggaaatattgtgaaatgagattctcaaagcacaatcgttaacaatccctaaaagaaggaagaatgggaagtatttaaagagaccaggatggaagaacacagaacttgcacacgttaaaaacgaagaaaaatatgtttatcaaatggaaagagtggggaatatctaaagaaaaacataatgcggtctgcagaaactgtagggcaagtgtcagaaaagctaaagctaataatgaattgaggcttgcaacagaggccaaaagcaataacaaaggattttgggggtatgtcaaaagcaaaagaaaagtcaaagatgctattggatgcttacaagatgaaaatggtgaattggtttagaatgatgttgagaaggccgatgtgaggttgtgctgctgggatctgtagtactatggtttcttgcagcacaagcccacaggtgtggaatgatttgagctggctgggtgtggtgatctcctgctagccaatcctctGGTCTTTAcgcacatatatacccagctcc
Coding sequences within it:
- the KCNJ10 gene encoding ATP-sensitive inward rectifier potassium channel 10 produces the protein MTSPVKVYYSQTTQTDSRPLIGSSLRRRRVMTKDGRSNVRIDHITDKSFLYLKDLWTTFIDMQWRYKLLLFSATFAGTWFIFGVIWYLVALVHGDLLEFNAPANHTPCVMQVHTLTGAFLFSLESQTTIGYGFRYISEECPLAIVLLITQLVLTTILEIFITGTFLAKIARPKKRAETIKFSQNAVVAQHEGKLCLMIRVANMRRSLLIGCQVTGKLLQTQVTKEGENVHLNQINVDFQVDTSSNSPFLILPLTFYHVVDESSPLRDVAIRAGEGDFELVVILSGTVEATSATCQVRTSYLPEEILWGYEFSPIISLSSSGKYVADFSLFDQVLKVSPPCCFHETVRFGDPEKLKLEESFRDKSEKDGSPLSVRISNV